In Rahnella variigena, one DNA window encodes the following:
- a CDS encoding mannitol dehydrogenase family protein, protein MKTIATASLPAAVSLPAYDRDALKSRIVHLGFGAFHRAHQALLTNRVLNLQGGDWGICEISLFGNEALIKSLRQQDHLFTVLEKGAEGNQAIIIGSAHESVHGGIDGLDAVLEKLTEPQVAIVSLTITEKGYCIEPGTGELDLQNPKIQQDLAGGQAPCTAPGVLVEALRLRHERGLPGFTVLCCDNIPENGLVVKNAVLGMAKARSAELAKWISENVSFPSTMVDRIVPAATETTLEEITEALGGVTDPCGIACEPFIQWVVEDHFVAGRPDWEKAGAQMVSDVLPFEQMKLRMLNGSHSFLAYLGYLAGYQHINDCMDDDNYKAAAHHLMLHEQAPTLSVEGVDLTAYADSLIARYSNPALKHRTWQIAMDGTMKLPQRMLDSIRWHVKNGGSYELLALGVAGWMRYVGGTDDAGQPIEIKDPMAETLAEIVASTADGEERVKALLALNGVFGEQLPQEEKVVQAIQAAYADLQRIGAKKTVAKYVG, encoded by the coding sequence ATGAAAACTATTGCCACAGCGTCTCTGCCCGCAGCAGTGTCATTGCCAGCTTATGATCGCGATGCACTGAAAAGCCGCATCGTTCATCTCGGCTTTGGCGCATTCCACCGTGCCCACCAGGCGCTGCTTACTAACCGCGTCTTAAACCTTCAGGGCGGAGACTGGGGCATTTGCGAAATCAGCCTCTTCGGTAATGAAGCGTTGATAAAAAGTCTGCGTCAGCAAGATCACCTGTTTACCGTGCTGGAGAAAGGGGCGGAAGGCAATCAGGCGATTATCATTGGTTCTGCTCATGAATCTGTCCACGGCGGTATCGACGGGCTTGATGCCGTGCTGGAAAAACTGACCGAACCTCAGGTGGCGATTGTTTCCCTGACTATCACCGAAAAAGGTTACTGCATCGAGCCGGGAACGGGTGAACTGGATTTGCAAAATCCGAAAATTCAGCAAGATCTGGCCGGTGGTCAGGCGCCATGTACCGCGCCGGGTGTGTTAGTTGAAGCGCTGCGTCTGCGTCATGAACGCGGTCTGCCGGGCTTCACCGTTTTATGCTGCGATAACATTCCTGAAAATGGTCTGGTAGTGAAAAACGCTGTGCTGGGTATGGCGAAAGCACGCTCTGCAGAACTGGCAAAATGGATCAGCGAAAACGTCTCTTTCCCGAGCACCATGGTTGACCGCATCGTTCCGGCAGCCACAGAAACCACACTGGAAGAAATCACCGAAGCGCTCGGTGGTGTCACAGACCCTTGTGGTATCGCCTGTGAACCCTTCATCCAGTGGGTGGTAGAAGACCACTTCGTCGCAGGTCGTCCGGACTGGGAAAAAGCCGGTGCGCAGATGGTGTCCGACGTTCTGCCGTTTGAGCAGATGAAACTGCGTATGCTGAACGGCAGTCACTCTTTCCTCGCTTATCTGGGTTATCTGGCCGGTTATCAGCACATCAATGATTGTATGGATGACGATAACTATAAAGCCGCGGCGCATCACCTGATGCTGCATGAACAAGCGCCGACGCTGAGCGTTGAAGGTGTGGATCTTACCGCCTATGCCGACAGCCTGATTGCACGTTACAGCAATCCGGCGCTGAAACATCGCACCTGGCAAATCGCGATGGACGGCACAATGAAACTGCCGCAACGTATGCTCGATTCGATCCGCTGGCATGTGAAAAACGGGGGCTCTTATGAATTGCTGGCGCTGGGCGTGGCGGGCTGGATGCGTTATGTCGGTGGCACCGATGATGCCGGTCAGCCTATTGAGATTAAAGATCCGATGGCTGAAACGCTGGCAGAAATCGTCGCCTCTACCGCGGATGGCGAAGAACGCGTGAAAGCGCTGCTGGCGCTGAACGGCGTTTTCGGTGAGCAATTGCCACAGGAAGAGAAAGTGGTACAGGCTATTCAGGCCGCATATGCGGATCTGCAAAGGATCGGCGCGAAGAAAACCGTGGCTAAATACGTGGGTTAA
- a CDS encoding FCD domain-containing protein — protein sequence MRLYQEIGGHLRRDIHAGKYTSGDRLPPERDIAESYSVSRSVVREALIMLELEKIVEVRKGSGVYVLNQPENTQPELADSGYGPFELLQARQLLESEVAAFAAMQATKTDILQMRDAIEAQRDCIARGVTDEAEDQRFHALLAQASQNSVLVKLVDDLWQIRQRSSMWEGIHQHVVDKSYHQTWLQDHQTILQAVLRRDPKAAKQAMWQHLENVKDMLLQVSDADDPSFDGFLFSSVPSELNE from the coding sequence ATGCGACTTTATCAGGAAATTGGCGGTCATTTGCGCCGTGATATCCATGCCGGAAAATATACGTCCGGCGATCGTCTTCCTCCTGAACGTGATATTGCAGAATCCTATTCCGTCAGCCGCAGCGTGGTGCGTGAAGCGCTGATCATGCTTGAGCTCGAGAAAATCGTGGAAGTGCGCAAAGGCTCGGGTGTATATGTTCTGAATCAGCCTGAAAACACGCAGCCGGAACTGGCTGACAGCGGCTACGGCCCGTTCGAATTGCTGCAGGCGCGTCAGTTGCTGGAAAGCGAAGTCGCCGCATTTGCCGCCATGCAGGCGACGAAAACGGATATTTTGCAGATGCGCGATGCGATTGAAGCCCAGCGTGATTGCATTGCCCGTGGCGTGACAGACGAAGCGGAGGACCAGCGGTTTCACGCTTTACTGGCACAGGCATCGCAGAACAGTGTGCTGGTAAAACTGGTCGATGACCTCTGGCAGATCCGCCAGCGCAGTTCGATGTGGGAAGGGATCCATCAGCATGTTGTTGATAAAAGCTACCATCAGACCTGGTTGCAGGATCATCAGACCATTCTGCAGGCTGTTTTACGCCGGGATCCTAAAGCGGCGAAACAGGCGATGTGGCAGCATCTGGAGAACGTAAAAGATATGCTGTTGCAGGTTTCTGACGCTGACGATCCGTCCTTTGATGGTTTCCTGTTTTCGTCCGTTCCTTCAGAGCTGAATGAATGA
- a CDS encoding CobW family GTP-binding protein, with protein MTKTNLITGFLGSGKTTTLRHLLTLKPEGEKWAVLVNEFGEIGIDGALLADSGAVLKEIPGGCMCCVNGLPMQVGLNMLLQQAKPDRLLIEPTGLGHPKQILSLLTSDVYSSWLTLNATLCLLDPRQLSEQRVIENENFRDQLAAADVIIANKADVTQENDRQALEKWFSEHGRERRLVVASQGEIAPALLDLPRLNHTELPDGQHHHAHISKRGLAALSLPEKQRWRRALNEAGGFSSCGWIFDGETVFDTAGILDWARAAPVDRVKGIIRIKEGALMINRQGNDLEIETRSMAPSDSRIELITQNETQWNVLQSSLLRLRLSCKD; from the coding sequence ATGACCAAAACCAACCTGATCACCGGCTTTCTGGGAAGCGGTAAAACCACCACGCTGCGCCACCTGCTGACGCTGAAGCCTGAAGGTGAAAAATGGGCCGTGCTGGTCAATGAGTTCGGAGAGATTGGAATCGATGGCGCGCTGCTGGCGGACAGTGGTGCAGTATTGAAGGAAATCCCCGGCGGATGCATGTGCTGCGTTAATGGCTTACCGATGCAGGTCGGGCTGAACATGTTATTGCAGCAGGCAAAACCTGACCGGCTGCTGATAGAACCCACCGGCCTGGGTCATCCGAAGCAAATCCTGTCTTTATTAACCTCTGACGTCTACAGCAGCTGGCTGACGCTGAATGCCACTTTGTGCTTGCTCGATCCGCGCCAGCTGAGTGAACAGCGCGTGATTGAAAATGAAAACTTCCGCGACCAGCTTGCCGCAGCGGATGTGATTATTGCCAACAAAGCGGATGTGACGCAGGAAAATGACCGGCAGGCGCTGGAAAAATGGTTCAGCGAACATGGCCGTGAACGCCGCCTGGTGGTGGCTTCTCAGGGTGAGATTGCCCCTGCCCTGCTGGATTTACCGCGCCTTAATCACACCGAATTGCCTGACGGCCAGCATCATCATGCTCATATATCAAAGCGCGGACTGGCGGCTCTGAGTCTGCCCGAAAAGCAGCGCTGGAGACGTGCGCTCAATGAAGCCGGCGGTTTTAGCAGTTGCGGCTGGATATTTGATGGCGAAACGGTTTTTGACACCGCGGGCATACTCGACTGGGCACGAGCCGCGCCGGTTGATCGCGTGAAAGGCATCATTCGTATTAAAGAAGGCGCGCTGATGATTAACCGCCAGGGCAATGATTTGGAAATCGAAACAAGGTCAATGGCGCCTTCAGACAGCAGAATTGAGCTCATTACGCAAAATGAAACCCAGTGGAATGTTCTACAATCGTCTTTGTTGAGGCTTCGTTTAAGTTGTAAGGATTAA